A portion of the Stella humosa genome contains these proteins:
- a CDS encoding glycosyltransferase family A protein codes for MTITAVVCVRDGALRLPRALASIRAQTRQPDEVLVVDGRSTDGTAEIARQWGARVVEQSGRGLADARNLALAEARGRLVAFLDHDDRWMPDKLARQAADLAGPDETAYGVAHLRFVADDADGTPIDGPRGLPRLGRTPGTLVAPRALFDRVGPFDPTLGMGCDMDWFVRADAAGCRRVADPAVLLLKTLRADALSADPAVNRAAAFAVIARRLRDRRAGTDEG; via the coding sequence GTGACGATCACCGCCGTCGTCTGCGTGCGCGACGGCGCCCTGCGGCTGCCGCGCGCGCTGGCCAGCATCCGCGCCCAGACCCGCCAGCCGGACGAGGTGCTGGTGGTCGACGGACGGTCGACGGACGGCACGGCGGAGATCGCGCGGCAGTGGGGTGCCCGGGTCGTTGAACAGTCCGGCCGCGGCTTGGCCGACGCCCGCAATCTGGCGCTGGCAGAGGCGCGTGGCCGACTGGTCGCGTTCCTCGACCATGACGACCGCTGGATGCCGGACAAACTGGCCCGCCAGGCGGCCGACCTCGCAGGCCCCGACGAGACCGCCTATGGCGTCGCCCACCTGCGCTTCGTGGCCGACGATGCGGACGGCACGCCGATCGACGGTCCCCGCGGGCTGCCGCGCCTGGGGCGCACGCCGGGGACGCTGGTGGCGCCGCGCGCGCTGTTCGACCGCGTCGGCCCGTTCGACCCGACGCTCGGCATGGGCTGCGACATGGACTGGTTCGTGCGGGCCGACGCGGCCGGCTGCCGGCGCGTGGCCGACCCGGCGGTCCTGCTGCTGAAGACGCTGCGGGCCGACGCCCTGTCGGCCGACCCTGCCGTCAACCGCGCGGCCGCCTTCGCGGTGATCGCCCGGCGCCTGCGCGACCGGCGGGCCGGCACGGACGAGGGCTGA
- a CDS encoding transporter substrate-binding domain-containing protein: protein MHGWLRRLGPLCFLILAFPVILGIPATAIAQDLPPLPADIKRHGLLRVGVNCDYPPDGFVDQSGRPAGIEVDLARQIAAYAFGRPDRIDVICVSAANRIPWLVGRRLDLVLATFSINEERARQIAFSAPYAWGVSDMLVAADGPLGRLDDLGGKTVIVIRGTWQVGWFERNLPEATLLPLDTVSEGLQALLQGRGAGFAHDQAVLQALGNKNPRVRLLGEPYQLGHRGAGMRQQEPEWVAYVDAAIARARRDRIVERSVRRFVEPAQVDAALAAWDLATAPAQVR from the coding sequence ATGCATGGTTGGTTGCGCCGCCTCGGTCCGCTCTGCTTCCTGATACTGGCATTTCCCGTGATCCTTGGCATCCCGGCCACGGCGATCGCCCAGGACCTGCCGCCGCTGCCGGCCGACATCAAGCGTCACGGGCTGCTGCGCGTCGGCGTCAACTGCGACTACCCGCCGGACGGCTTCGTCGACCAGAGCGGTCGCCCGGCCGGCATCGAAGTCGACCTCGCCCGGCAGATCGCCGCCTATGCCTTCGGCCGGCCCGACCGCATCGACGTGATCTGCGTCAGCGCCGCCAACCGCATCCCCTGGCTGGTCGGCCGCCGGCTCGACCTCGTCCTCGCCACCTTCAGCATCAACGAGGAGCGGGCGCGCCAGATCGCCTTCTCCGCGCCCTATGCCTGGGGGGTCAGCGACATGCTGGTGGCCGCCGACGGGCCGCTCGGCCGCCTCGACGACCTGGGCGGGAAGACGGTCATCGTCATCCGGGGCACCTGGCAGGTCGGCTGGTTCGAGCGCAACCTGCCGGAGGCGACGCTGCTGCCGCTCGACACGGTGTCGGAGGGGCTGCAGGCACTTCTCCAGGGGCGCGGCGCCGGCTTTGCCCACGACCAGGCAGTGCTGCAGGCGCTGGGAAACAAGAACCCGCGCGTCCGCCTGCTGGGCGAGCCCTACCAGCTAGGCCATCGCGGCGCCGGCATGCGGCAGCAAGAGCCCGAATGGGTGGCCTATGTCGACGCGGCCATCGCCCGGGCCAGGCGCGACCGCATCGTCGAGCGATCGGTGCGCCGCTTCGTGGAGCCGGCCCAGGTCGATGCGGCCCTCGCCGCCTGGGACCTGGCCACGGCCCCAGCCCAGGTGCGCTGA
- a CDS encoding glycosyltransferase family 2 protein: MAHPLVSVVVPIFDAGDLLLEAIASIARQGIDDIEVIAVDDGSQDDPATRLSRAALPVVLLHQANKGPSAARNRGLSVARGRFVTFLDADDIWPRHSLAILLAAIEADPACEAAHGQVRRFRDTVEGETDGPATLLGKVAGGFNLGSALFRRELVARLGGFDETMRTAEDVDFWVRARAAGAVRTTLPDVTLYYRRGHGSLMDKMEPPVRTADHLRRWPVILARTLRARRAGAVP, translated from the coding sequence ATGGCCCACCCGCTGGTGAGCGTCGTCGTGCCGATCTTCGACGCGGGCGACCTGTTGCTGGAGGCGATCGCCAGCATCGCCCGCCAGGGGATCGACGATATCGAGGTCATCGCGGTCGATGATGGGTCGCAGGACGACCCGGCCACGCGGCTGTCCCGTGCCGCCCTGCCGGTCGTCCTGTTGCACCAAGCGAACAAGGGGCCGTCCGCCGCCCGCAACCGGGGGCTTTCCGTCGCCCGCGGGCGCTTCGTGACCTTCCTCGACGCCGACGACATCTGGCCGCGGCACAGCCTGGCCATCCTGCTGGCCGCGATCGAGGCCGACCCCGCCTGCGAGGCCGCGCACGGCCAGGTGCGGCGATTCCGGGACACCGTCGAGGGCGAAACGGACGGTCCCGCCACCCTTCTCGGCAAGGTCGCGGGCGGCTTCAACCTGGGCAGCGCCCTCTTCCGGCGCGAACTGGTCGCCCGCCTGGGCGGCTTCGACGAAACCATGCGCACCGCCGAGGACGTCGACTTCTGGGTCCGGGCGCGTGCCGCCGGCGCGGTGCGGACGACCCTGCCCGACGTCACCCTCTACTACCGGCGCGGGCACGGATCGCTGATGGACAAGATGGAGCCGCCGGTCCGGACGGCCGATCATCTGCGGCGCTGGCCGGTCATCCTTGCCCGGACCCTGCGCGCGCGGCGCGCGGGGGCGGTCCCGTGA
- a CDS encoding glycosyltransferase family 2 protein, translating into MALTVFNRPGPTRAVFAAIRAARPPRLFLFADGPADAPGVAEARAAVADVDWPCRVERDYSAVNLGCRQRQASAFSAVFTAVDQAILLEDDCLPQPGCLAWCQAMLDRYRDEPRVMMVTASNPLEEWQADRQSHHFAHYGSSWGWATWRRAWAAFRDPPDDHRAPDALARLARVLPDADEQRRHLAGVDRVLAGIWSTWDVQWEHARLLAGGLAVVPARNMVDNLGLGAGATHTGRSTPLDAVRRAYPAPSALRPPPAVAADGAYDRLVYEQRSGNLSPAGIALWADRLIGRGRAVQALAMVRGGQRRHGGDPALAALAARALAALGR; encoded by the coding sequence GTGGCGCTGACCGTCTTCAACCGGCCGGGGCCGACGCGGGCCGTCTTCGCGGCCATCCGTGCCGCCCGGCCGCCCCGCCTGTTCCTGTTCGCAGACGGTCCGGCCGATGCCCCCGGCGTTGCCGAGGCGCGGGCGGCCGTGGCCGACGTCGACTGGCCCTGCCGGGTCGAACGCGACTATTCGGCGGTCAATCTCGGCTGCCGGCAGCGTCAGGCCTCGGCCTTCTCGGCTGTTTTCACCGCGGTCGATCAGGCGATCCTGCTCGAGGACGACTGCCTGCCGCAGCCGGGCTGCCTTGCCTGGTGCCAGGCGATGCTGGACCGCTACCGCGACGAGCCGCGGGTGATGATGGTGACGGCCAGCAACCCGCTTGAAGAATGGCAGGCGGACCGCCAGTCGCACCATTTCGCCCATTACGGCAGTTCGTGGGGCTGGGCCACCTGGCGACGGGCCTGGGCTGCCTTCCGTGACCCGCCGGACGATCATCGCGCGCCCGATGCCCTGGCCCGGCTGGCTCGTGTCCTGCCCGACGCCGACGAGCAGCGGCGCCATCTGGCCGGCGTCGACCGGGTGCTGGCCGGCATCTGGTCGACCTGGGACGTGCAGTGGGAGCATGCGCGCCTGCTGGCGGGCGGGCTGGCGGTCGTGCCGGCGCGCAACATGGTCGACAATCTCGGGCTCGGTGCGGGCGCCACCCACACCGGCCGCTCGACGCCGCTGGATGCGGTGCGTCGGGCCTATCCGGCGCCTTCGGCCCTTCGTCCGCCCCCGGCCGTGGCCGCCGATGGGGCCTATGACCGGCTGGTCTACGAGCAGCGCAGCGGCAACCTGTCGCCGGCCGGCATCGCCTTGTGGGCCGATCGCCTGATCGGGCGCGGACGGGCGGTGCAGGCGCTGGCGATGGTGCGGGGCGGCCAGCGCCGGCACGGCGGCGACCCGGCACTGGCGGCACTGGCGGCCCGGGCGCTGGCGGCACTCGGCCGCTGA
- a CDS encoding PqqD family protein, with protein sequence MTAEPPCYLHINRNLIAHDVIDGEVVLVNTVSGFYFSLRGTGAAMWAGIEGGRSIAQVTQWTQEQYGLAPAEAAAAVAGLVEALVADDLLLRSDQPPAITADRSALLPAAGTPFTPPVVERFTEMQDLLTLDPIHEVDDLGWPHPAAKTT encoded by the coding sequence ATGACCGCCGAACCACCCTGCTACCTGCACATCAACCGCAACCTGATCGCCCATGACGTGATCGACGGCGAGGTGGTTCTGGTGAACACGGTCAGCGGTTTCTACTTCAGCCTGCGCGGCACGGGTGCGGCCATGTGGGCCGGCATCGAGGGCGGCCGATCCATCGCGCAGGTAACCCAGTGGACCCAAGAGCAGTACGGGCTGGCGCCGGCCGAAGCCGCAGCGGCGGTGGCCGGCCTGGTCGAAGCGCTGGTGGCCGACGACCTGCTGCTGCGATCGGACCAGCCACCGGCGATCACCGCCGATCGTTCCGCCCTGCTGCCGGCGGCCGGTACGCCCTTCACGCCCCCGGTGGTCGAGCGCTTCACCGAGATGCAGGACCTGCTGACGCTGGACCCCATCCACGAGGTCGACGACCTGGGCTGGCCGCACCCGGCGGCCAAGACGACCTAG
- a CDS encoding glycosyltransferase family 4 protein — MAIDSSGGNSCGSRALRILHVIPHLRAGGAAGSMATTVRRLQAAGFAAEHRVLPLEAIVSPLIRIELARGGVALLPGPAAETAALAATDVILLHFWTTPASLAFIERLPPRVPVVAWIQVAGTAPPQVVPPALARRADRILLTAPCTALLPPLAGMTLPAPAEVLRAPANLEPLQGLAPVPHAGFVVTYVGTVGPGKIHPDFVALSLSAGLPDARFVLCGGGGGEPALTAAATAAGAPERFDLRGHVRDLVPVLAGSDVFGYPLAPDTYSSSDRSLQEAMAAGLPPVILPYGGIPTMVEHEVSGLVVPEREYGAALALLHADPGLRARLGAGAARHARREFDAGRTCARLAAILGEVTAGPVRTRPASPEPPPPFPAARRFADALGPWGKAFRDSLAGDDRADAAIAALPADQVRVEGGLFHQRNGMPDDGMLRYWTGLVLAAEGRIPAAARELAAAIAAGAAVERAGRRLANMRDDGVPPDPLS, encoded by the coding sequence ATGGCAATCGACTCATCCGGCGGCAACTCATGCGGCAGCCGGGCGCTGCGCATCCTCCACGTCATCCCGCATCTGCGCGCGGGCGGGGCCGCCGGCTCGATGGCCACCACCGTCCGTCGCCTCCAGGCGGCCGGGTTCGCGGCCGAGCACCGGGTCCTGCCGTTGGAAGCCATCGTCTCGCCCCTCATCCGGATCGAGCTGGCACGCGGCGGCGTCGCCCTCCTGCCCGGCCCGGCGGCCGAGACAGCCGCACTGGCCGCGACGGACGTGATCCTGCTGCACTTCTGGACGACGCCGGCCTCGCTGGCCTTCATCGAGCGCCTGCCGCCGCGGGTGCCCGTGGTCGCCTGGATCCAGGTGGCCGGCACCGCCCCGCCGCAGGTCGTGCCGCCAGCGCTCGCCCGGCGGGCCGACCGCATCCTGCTGACCGCGCCTTGCACCGCCCTTCTGCCGCCACTCGCCGGCATGACGCTGCCGGCGCCGGCTGAGGTGCTGCGCGCGCCGGCCAACCTGGAGCCGCTGCAAGGGCTGGCGCCGGTGCCCCATGCGGGCTTCGTCGTCACCTATGTCGGCACTGTCGGGCCCGGCAAGATCCACCCGGACTTCGTCGCGCTGTCGCTGTCGGCCGGCCTGCCAGACGCCCGCTTCGTCCTCTGCGGCGGCGGTGGCGGGGAACCCGCCCTGACGGCGGCGGCCACCGCAGCCGGCGCGCCGGAACGGTTCGACCTGCGCGGCCATGTCCGCGACCTGGTGCCGGTCCTGGCCGGATCGGACGTGTTCGGCTATCCGCTGGCGCCCGACACCTATTCCAGCAGCGACCGTAGCCTGCAGGAGGCGATGGCCGCCGGCCTGCCACCGGTGATCCTGCCATATGGCGGCATTCCCACCATGGTCGAGCATGAGGTGTCCGGCCTGGTCGTGCCGGAGCGGGAGTACGGCGCGGCCCTGGCCCTGCTGCATGCCGACCCCGGGCTGCGCGCTCGCCTGGGGGCCGGTGCGGCCCGCCACGCGCGCCGCGAGTTCGATGCCGGGCGCACCTGCGCCCGCCTCGCCGCCATCCTGGGCGAGGTCACCGCCGGCCCTGTCCGGACACGGCCGGCGTCGCCCGAGCCGCCACCACCCTTCCCGGCCGCCCGGCGCTTCGCCGACGCGCTCGGGCCATGGGGAAAGGCGTTTCGCGACAGCCTCGCGGGCGACGATCGGGCCGATGCGGCGATCGCCGCCCTGCCCGCCGATCAGGTGCGGGTCGAGGGCGGGCTGTTCCACCAGCGCAACGGCATGCCCGACGACGGCATGCTGCGCTACTGGACCGGTCTTGTGCTGGCCGCCGAAGGTCGCATCCCGGCAGCGGCCCGCGAACTCGCCGCCGCGATCGCAGCCGGTGCCGCAGTTGAGCGTGCCGGCCGCCGCCTGGCCAATATGCGCGATGACGGCGTACCGCCGGACCCGCTATCGTGA
- a CDS encoding glycosyltransferase family 39 protein: protein MLSARSFVLGAAALVAVAHLFITWTAPLIDQHAFRQTQTALTVYWYLRDGIDLLRPPLPLFGTTHPSIPLEFPLYQAIAAAILKLLGQDSVAAVTAACRGVSFAFHLLAAWPLHRLAQRHFSTAAADGAVLLWLALPYAVFWSTSAMIESMVVALSLLHMDLVDRASRSPRFASLIALAAVAGVLAAMVKVTTFVLYLPAAGLLYAIGRRIWVPSEWRLRDVSVLLFAAALPMMAAFAWTGWADLVKRENLVGGLGLVSPEMLEWSFGTWAQRLQFESWKAVAITVGITALGLPALLAVVVGGLGSLSDPRRLAWALPAALGPAVFINLYVVHDYYSYAILPVLVVLAAWGLVVLVRLLGRRTWIMALAMPALVVATWIDLDLRWRPLEAARRGDAPIYLVRRLMPNAPHWPEAARPLEIARHIKEGNYPPGPIVVTGNDWMADIAFYAERPAFMIGKDAGHKLGGCSQDNWKAIRAERPVLFIKVRPAPNECEESVPIHACTIADNRRFWMGRCMAGS from the coding sequence TCAGCATGCGTTCCGCCAGACCCAGACCGCGCTCACCGTCTATTGGTACCTGCGCGACGGCATCGACCTGCTGCGGCCGCCACTGCCGCTGTTCGGCACGACCCACCCGTCCATCCCGCTCGAGTTCCCGCTCTACCAAGCGATCGCGGCGGCCATCCTGAAACTGCTGGGACAGGATTCGGTCGCGGCCGTGACGGCCGCCTGCCGGGGCGTGTCCTTCGCCTTCCACCTGCTGGCGGCCTGGCCGCTGCATCGGCTGGCGCAACGCCACTTCTCGACGGCGGCCGCAGACGGGGCCGTGCTGCTGTGGCTGGCCCTGCCCTATGCGGTCTTCTGGTCGACCAGCGCCATGATCGAATCCATGGTGGTGGCCCTGTCGCTGCTGCACATGGACCTGGTCGACCGCGCCAGCCGCTCGCCGCGGTTCGCGTCGTTGATCGCGCTGGCGGCCGTGGCCGGCGTGCTGGCGGCGATGGTGAAGGTCACGACCTTCGTCCTCTATCTGCCGGCGGCGGGCCTGCTCTATGCCATCGGCCGGCGGATCTGGGTCCCGTCCGAATGGCGGCTGCGGGACGTCAGCGTGCTGCTGTTCGCGGCCGCCCTGCCGATGATGGCGGCCTTCGCCTGGACCGGCTGGGCCGACCTGGTGAAGCGCGAGAACCTGGTCGGCGGGCTCGGCCTGGTGTCGCCCGAGATGCTGGAATGGAGCTTCGGCACCTGGGCGCAACGCCTGCAATTCGAATCGTGGAAGGCGGTCGCCATCACCGTCGGCATCACCGCGCTGGGGCTGCCCGCGCTGCTGGCGGTGGTCGTCGGGGGTCTCGGTTCGCTGAGCGATCCGCGCCGGCTGGCCTGGGCGCTGCCCGCCGCCCTCGGGCCGGCGGTCTTCATCAACCTCTACGTCGTCCACGACTACTACAGCTATGCGATCCTGCCGGTGCTGGTGGTGCTGGCGGCCTGGGGGCTGGTGGTCCTGGTACGGCTGCTCGGCCGGCGGACCTGGATCATGGCGCTGGCCATGCCGGCGCTGGTCGTGGCGACCTGGATCGACCTCGATTTGCGCTGGCGACCGCTGGAGGCGGCCCGCCGCGGCGATGCGCCCATCTATCTCGTCCGCCGCCTGATGCCGAACGCACCCCACTGGCCGGAAGCGGCCCGTCCGCTGGAGATCGCGCGCCACATCAAGGAGGGGAACTACCCCCCCGGCCCCATCGTCGTCACCGGCAACGACTGGATGGCCGACATCGCCTTCTATGCCGAGCGCCCGGCCTTCATGATCGGCAAGGACGCCGGCCACAAGCTGGGCGGCTGCTCACAGGACAACTGGAAGGCGATCCGGGCCGAGCGCCCCGTGCTCTTCATCAAGGTCCGGCCCGCACCCAACGAGTGCGAGGAGTCGGTGCCGATCCATGCCTGCACGATCGCCGACAACCGACGGTTCTGGATGGGCCGCTGCATGGCCGGCTCGTAG
- a CDS encoding sigma-54-dependent transcriptional regulator: MMSDSRPLVLLIEDTPSLAALYVEYLRREPVRVMVTTTGQEGIAAIRSQAPSAVLLDLNLPDMAGMDILKEVTTNGYGCSVIVITAHGSINTAVEAMRNGAHDFLMKPFDPDRLKVTLRNGLAHQKLLSMVETYRETYDRTGLAGLIGTSLPMQQVYRIIESAAPSRATVFITGESGTGKELCAGAIHQLSPRRTGPYVALNCAAISRELIESEIFGHVKGAFTGATADRDGAARRASGGTLFLDELCEMDLSLQSKLLRFLQTSSFVRVGGNHEETADLRFVCATNRDPLAEVQAGRLREDLFYRLHVVPIHMPPLRERGEDVLLLANHLLTRFAEEERKRFRGFAPEVEATLLSYDWPGNVRQLQNVIRNIVVLHDGETVLPQMLPVALASSGASRTPPLTATTVAHPANGSGVAEDIGSIRPLAVIERDTIERAIQLCAGNIPRAAELLDISPSTIYRKRQRWIEEGLILAPAS; the protein is encoded by the coding sequence ATGATGTCGGATTCCCGTCCCCTCGTATTGCTGATCGAAGACACGCCGTCGCTGGCGGCGCTCTATGTCGAATATCTGCGGCGCGAGCCGGTGCGCGTCATGGTGACGACCACCGGGCAGGAGGGGATCGCGGCGATCCGCAGCCAAGCCCCGTCGGCCGTCCTGCTCGACCTCAACCTGCCCGACATGGCGGGCATGGATATCCTGAAGGAGGTGACGACCAACGGCTACGGCTGCTCGGTCATCGTCATCACCGCCCATGGTTCGATCAATACCGCGGTCGAGGCGATGCGCAACGGCGCGCACGACTTCCTGATGAAGCCGTTCGACCCCGACCGGCTGAAGGTGACGCTGCGCAACGGCCTTGCCCATCAGAAGCTGCTGTCGATGGTCGAGACCTATCGCGAGACCTACGATCGCACCGGACTGGCGGGATTGATCGGCACGTCGCTGCCGATGCAGCAGGTCTATCGCATCATCGAGAGCGCGGCCCCCAGCCGGGCCACGGTCTTCATCACCGGCGAGAGCGGCACCGGCAAGGAGCTGTGCGCCGGGGCCATCCATCAATTGAGCCCCCGCCGCACCGGCCCCTACGTCGCGCTCAATTGCGCGGCCATTTCGCGCGAGCTGATCGAGAGCGAGATCTTCGGCCATGTGAAGGGCGCTTTCACCGGCGCCACCGCCGACCGCGACGGCGCCGCCCGGCGGGCCAGCGGCGGCACGCTGTTCCTGGACGAGCTGTGCGAGATGGACCTGTCGCTGCAGAGCAAGCTGCTGCGCTTCCTCCAGACCTCCAGCTTCGTGCGGGTGGGCGGCAACCACGAGGAAACGGCCGACCTGCGCTTCGTCTGCGCCACCAACCGCGACCCACTGGCCGAGGTGCAGGCCGGCCGCCTGCGCGAGGACCTGTTCTACCGGCTGCATGTCGTGCCGATCCACATGCCGCCCTTGCGCGAGCGCGGCGAGGACGTGCTGCTGCTGGCCAACCACCTGCTGACCCGCTTCGCCGAGGAAGAGCGCAAGCGCTTCCGCGGCTTCGCGCCCGAGGTCGAGGCGACGCTGCTGTCCTACGACTGGCCGGGCAATGTCCGCCAGCTTCAGAACGTGATCCGCAACATCGTCGTGCTGCATGACGGCGAGACGGTGCTGCCCCAGATGCTGCCGGTGGCACTGGCATCGAGCGGCGCCAGCCGGACGCCGCCGCTGACGGCAACGACGGTCGCCCACCCGGCCAACGGCAGCGGCGTGGCCGAGGACATCGGCTCGATCCGCCCGCTGGCCGTCATCGAGCGCGACACGATCGAGCGCGCGATCCAGCTCTGCGCCGGCAACATCCCGCGCGCGGCCGAGCTGCTCGACATCAGCCCGTCCACCATCTACCGCAAGCGCCAGCGCTGGATCGAGGAAGGGCTGATCCTGGCCCCGGCTTCGTAG